From Strigops habroptila isolate Jane chromosome 1, bStrHab1.2.pri, whole genome shotgun sequence, a single genomic window includes:
- the PIP4P2 gene encoding type 2 phosphatidylinositol 4,5-bisphosphate 4-phosphatase isoform X2: protein MAAEGMDERSPLLSAPGSGNVTPTAPPYLPDSSPRELPPPYTAIASPDASGVPVINCRVCQSLINLDGKLHQHVVKCTVCNEATPIKNPPSGKKYVRCQCNCLLICKDTSRKIGCPRPNCRRIITLGPVMLIPEEQPAQPALPVQPDGTRVVCGHCGNTFLWMELRFNTLAKCPHCKKISSVGSALPRRRCCAYITIGMICIFIGVGLTVGTQDFARRYHATYVSWAIAYLLGLICLIRACYWGAIKVSYPEHSFA from the exons ATGGCCGCCGAGGGGATGGACGAGCGCTCCCCCTTGCTCTCCGCGCCTGGCTCCGGCAATGTCACCCCGACCGCGCCGCCCTATTTGCCGGACAGCAGCCCCCGAG agcttcctcctccatATACTGCCATTGCAAGTCCAGATGCCAGCGGTGTTCCTGTAATAAATTGCCGTGTGTGCCAGTCGCTAATCAATTTGGATGGCAAGCTACACCAACACGTTGTTAAGTGCACAGTTTGCAATGAAGCTACG CCAATCAAAAACCCTCCTTCAGGGAAGAAGTATGTTAGATGTCAATGTAACTGTCTCCTTATCTGTAAGGATACGTCTCGGAAAATAGGCTGTCCAAGACCAAACTG TAGACGCATCATTACTCTTGGTCCAGTAATGCTGATCCCAGAAGAGCAGCCAGCTCAGCCTGCCTTGCCAGTTCAACCTGATGGAACTAGAGTGGTGTGTGGGCACTGTGGAAATACGTTCCTT tgGATGGAACTGAGGTTTAACACACTAGCAAAATGCCCACACTGCAAAAAAAT TTCTTCTGTTGGAAGTGCACTGCCACGGAGGCGCTGCTGTGCGTATATTACAATTGGAATGATATGCATCTTCATTGGAGTTGGATTAACT gTTGGTACacaagattttgccaggcgGTATCATGCAACATATGTTTCTTGGGCTATTGCTTATCTCTTAGGTTTAATCTGCCTCATCCGAGCCTGCTACTGGGGAGCCATTAAAGTCAGTTATCCAGAACATAGTTTTGCATAG
- the PIP4P2 gene encoding type 2 phosphatidylinositol 4,5-bisphosphate 4-phosphatase isoform X1, with product MAAEGMDERSPLLSAPGSGNVTPTAPPYLPDSSPRAELPPPYTAIASPDASGVPVINCRVCQSLINLDGKLHQHVVKCTVCNEATPIKNPPSGKKYVRCQCNCLLICKDTSRKIGCPRPNCRRIITLGPVMLIPEEQPAQPALPVQPDGTRVVCGHCGNTFLWMELRFNTLAKCPHCKKISSVGSALPRRRCCAYITIGMICIFIGVGLTVGTQDFARRYHATYVSWAIAYLLGLICLIRACYWGAIKVSYPEHSFA from the exons ATGGCCGCCGAGGGGATGGACGAGCGCTCCCCCTTGCTCTCCGCGCCTGGCTCCGGCAATGTCACCCCGACCGCGCCGCCCTATTTGCCGGACAGCAGCCCCCGAG cagagcttcctcctccatATACTGCCATTGCAAGTCCAGATGCCAGCGGTGTTCCTGTAATAAATTGCCGTGTGTGCCAGTCGCTAATCAATTTGGATGGCAAGCTACACCAACACGTTGTTAAGTGCACAGTTTGCAATGAAGCTACG CCAATCAAAAACCCTCCTTCAGGGAAGAAGTATGTTAGATGTCAATGTAACTGTCTCCTTATCTGTAAGGATACGTCTCGGAAAATAGGCTGTCCAAGACCAAACTG TAGACGCATCATTACTCTTGGTCCAGTAATGCTGATCCCAGAAGAGCAGCCAGCTCAGCCTGCCTTGCCAGTTCAACCTGATGGAACTAGAGTGGTGTGTGGGCACTGTGGAAATACGTTCCTT tgGATGGAACTGAGGTTTAACACACTAGCAAAATGCCCACACTGCAAAAAAAT TTCTTCTGTTGGAAGTGCACTGCCACGGAGGCGCTGCTGTGCGTATATTACAATTGGAATGATATGCATCTTCATTGGAGTTGGATTAACT gTTGGTACacaagattttgccaggcgGTATCATGCAACATATGTTTCTTGGGCTATTGCTTATCTCTTAGGTTTAATCTGCCTCATCCGAGCCTGCTACTGGGGAGCCATTAAAGTCAGTTATCCAGAACATAGTTTTGCATAG